The DNA segment TTTGATATTAAAAACCAGTGCATCTTTGTGATAAAATTATGCGTAATGAAATAATTCATTCGCTAACAAATAAAAATATAAAAATGAAAACAAAGAAATTTTATTTATTTATTACGGTTTTTACTATGCTTTTAGCATTGAGTTCATGTAGTCTTGGTGACGACGATAATAATATTGTTGAAAGAAATGATGATGATGGAGACGGTGTTATAAATGTTATTGATGAATGTGCGCATACACCGGAAGGAGTGGAGGTTGATGCTGTTGGGTGTCCTGTTGAAGAGGATTAATACTTTATAGAGGTTTTTATTATAAATAGAACTATTGTGACCCGTTGTACATTATGATTTTAGACCAATTGAGTTATACATTTAAACATCATGATTTTATCTTTGTTTTAATTGGTCTAAAATAAAAATATTATATTGCTGATAGTCAGAGGTGTAGTAGTTTTTTAAAAATAATAATGCACAACGGGTTATTGTGCTTATAATCATGATTATTCTTGTCCAATACCGCCATTGCAAAATGATTTACTAGTTGCCATAAAAGCAGGGGTAAAAGAGTTTGCAAAACATTAAAAAAAGCCTGTTTAGTTATTAAAACTAAACAGGCTTTCACACAAACAAAAACAGGTAATTATTAAACTTTTATGCTGTTTCTAAATCGTATAATACAGCTTTTTCTTTATTAAATAACACTTCAAGTAATACAAAAGATAATCTACTGTTATAATCTATATATAAATCTTTTATATTTTTTAAAAATATATTTCCTGTTATATACCCTGAGTCGTTATTAGTGTAAGCTTCTTCTATAGAAACAAATTGCTCTTTCAATAACAGAGTATCTTCTTTTTGATGACGCACCAATACTTTTAGTAATACATCATCTAATAAAACAAGATTCTCTTTTTGGTATATTTTTTTGTACTCATATTTATAATCATACCCCAAAGCCGAAATATCTGAAAGTACTGCCGACGCTGTAGGATAAGCTCCCGCACCACGCCCCACAAAGAAATGTGTATCAGCAAAACTAGTTTTGGTAATAATACCATTAAATACATCATCTACATGATACAAGCGGTCTTCGGTACTTACAAACTTTGGTATTACAAAAGCCGATAAGCTTCCGTCTTCTTCCTTAAAAGCGTGTGCAACCAACTTTATTTTCAGTCCTTTTTCTTTGGCATATCTAAGTTCTAGTTCTCCAATATTGTCAATACCTATGTTAAAAATATCATCTGGTTGTGCTATATAACCAAAGGAATGAGCCAATAAAATGAGTAGCTTGTATTTGGCATCAAATCCGCCTACATCAAGCAACGGATTACTTTCTGCAAAGCCTTTTTCTTGAGCCTGTTTCAAAGCTTCTTCATAAGATAAGTTTTCTTCCAGCGTTTTGGTAAGAATATAATTGGTAGAGCCGTTTACAATACCTTCTATCGACTCCAAAAGGTCGTTATCATAATACTCTTCCAAATTACGTATAATGGGCATACTGGCACAGGCTGCTGCCTCATACAGTAACGGAGCACCGTATTCTTTTTGTAGTTCGAGTAACTCTGTAAAGTGTTCGGCTATCATTTTTTTATTTGCCGATACTACTGCTTTACCTTTTTTTAATGCAGCCGATACAATTTCGAATGCCGCATCAGCATCGTCAATCAATTCAACTACTACATTTATTTCGTCATCATTTAAAATGTCGTTTTTATCATATGTAAAGTGTTGTGCTTCTATTTCTCTTTTCTTGTCTTTATTTTTTATACAAATCTTCTTAATATTAGCTTTTAAACCTGCTGTTTTATGTAATACTTCATATAAACCAAACCCTACGCATCCGAAACCGAATAATCCTATTGTTAATTTCTTTTCTGACATTTCTTTTTATTTAGCAATTATTTCGGCGGTTTGTTTTACGGCTATTTCAATAGCCTGTTTGATATCAGCAATCAAATCATCAGCATCCTCAAGCCCTACGGATAATCGGATAAGACTATCGGTAACTCCTGATCTGTATCTTTTTTCAGCAGGGATAGATTTATGTGTCATTTCGCAAGGTAAGCAACACAAGCTTTTTACACCGCCTAAACTCTCAGCTAGTTTAAATAACTTTGTATTGGTAACTATTGCCGTAGCCAATTCTTTATCGTCTATAACAAGATCGAACGTTACAATACCCCCAAAATATTTTTGTTGTTTTTTAGCGATATCGTGGTTGTGGTGAGAGGGTAATCCTGGGTAGTAAACATTCTTAATTAATTTTTCTTGTATTAAAAATTCAGCGATTTTTTGAGCATTTTCAGCGTGTTGTCTAATACGTAGTGAAAGTGTTTCTATACCTCGCAAGGCAAGCCAACTATCAAAAGGACCGAGTATAGCACCAGATGCATTTTGAATAAATTTTATTTTATCGCCTAGCTCTTGAGTAGCAGTAATTACAAGCCCCGCTATAAGGTCGCTATGCCCTGAAATATATTTTGTAGCACTATGTATTACAATATCAGCACCTAGGTCAATAGGTTTTTGAGATACAGGTGATGCAAATGTGTTATCTACACACAGCAGGATATCATTCTTTTTGGCAATAGCTGCAATGGCAATAATATCAGATATTTTAAGGGTAGGGTTAGTGGGAGATTCTATCCATATCAATTTTGTTTTTGATGTAACCACCTTGGCAATATTATCAGAGTTAGTAGAATCGACATAGTTAATACTGATACCAAATTTTTCATACACATGGGTAAATAGCCTGAATGCTCCACCATAAATATCATCTACTGCAATAATTTCGTCACCTGTTTTTAGTAGTTTAACTACAGCATCAATAGCTGCAAGACCACTAGCAAAAGCATAACCGCTAGTACCGTTTTCAAGTTTTGCTATAGTGTCTTCAAGAGCTTTACGAGTTGGGTTGTTACTGCGTGAATAATCGTAGCCTTTATTCACTCCTGGTGCTTCTTGCACAAATGTTGATGTTTGATAAATGGGCACTGAGATACTTCCGGTTAATTCATCTACGGGAATGCTGTGCAAAATTTGAGTTTGTTCTTTCATTTTGTTTTGATTTAGAAAATTTAATTAAACATTGTTTAGTTTTATAAAAAACTATCCAAATCCATTATCGGAAAGTACATATAATAAAAAATGCCTTCCCGATAAGTCAGAAAGGCATATAATATTTTTGAAGTATTATGTACTAATTTCTAAACTTATCTTTCCCAAATATACTTGGGTTGAATGTGGCACCTTATTCATTTCTGAACAGGTTGCCAAGACTTCATTGGGTCAATTCCCTCGGTCTTTCTGGATAAGAATAATTTTCTAAAAGAACTTGCAGCAAAGGTAAAGCAGAAACATCTGTAATTCCAAAATTATTTTACATAAAATTACAAAATAATGATTTTCAACACATTAAAATCTAATATACTTGTGATAGCGTGATGAATAGTATAGCTGCAAGAGCTAAAAATATACCTGCATAATTTAAAATAGATATCTTTTCTTTAAAAAGAAATACACCGGCAAAACTGCCTAAAACAATTACCCCAATGTTCATACTAGCAAAAACAGTTGATGGATTTTCAGCAAATACACGATGAGCTTTAAGGTAAAAAAGTATGTTTCCAAAGTTGAATAGCCCTATCAAAGCACCAAATAATATATTTTTAGTCAATACTTTAGTTTTGCATGTCATTACATCATTAATAACCAATAATATAGATATTATAAGTGCTCCGCAAAAAATGATGAATAAAGATGTAGTGTAAGATACTTTTGTATAAAGTGCTATTTGTTTAAATAGTATATCTACTATACCAAAACCAATAAGTACAACGGCAGGAAATATCCACTTTTTATTACCTTGTTTGTCACTTTTATTTAATATTAGCAGAATAGCGGGAAAAGCTATAATGAGTCCTATTATTTTTAAAACATTAAAACCTTCTCTAAATATAAAGTATGCAGCTAATATGGGTATAATGAGCGAAAGTCGCTGAGCAGCATCGGTTTTTACAATGCCCATATGCCTTATAGAGGCTGCCAAAAACAAAAATATAGTAGGTAGTAGTATAGATAAAGTAATATAGATGGTCCAGGGGGCATCATCATCTATAGAAAGAGGTGCAGGGTTAAAAACAAAATAGCAAAGTAATAATGCAAATACATAATTCCACATAACAATCTGCATTACTGATGCAGAGTATCTTCTCACAGTTTTGAAAAGAACTCCTACAGTTACGCTACATATAATGCTTAAAATCAGGTATATCATTTACTTAAATTTATCGCGCAAAAATAATATGTTTTCGCATATACACAAGAATTATAGGGTTGTATCTTTTTTGTATCTTTGAAAACGAAGACAAAAAAGAATAGTATTATTGCTCAAAACACTAGTATTAATTGGGTTTGTCGCAATTTTTATTTAAAATAATAATTTTAATTTATTTTTAATTAAATAATAACTTTTAGTTAATTTTTGAGGTTAAAAAGCTTTTAGATTGCTAAAATCTGTGAAAATTAGATTGATTATGAAAAATATTTTTCTATTCTTAGCTTTTATATCATCAAATATGATATTGGCTCAAGAAGATGCTTGGGTATATTTTACTGATAAACCTGACACGGAATATTATCTTGCCAACCCACTTGAAATGCTTTCGCAAAAAGCACTCGACAGACGTACTAATCAAGGTATAGTTCTCGATGAAATAGACATACCACTTCATCAGCCATATATTACTGCTATAACAGAGGCAGAAGGTATAACTGTAATGGCAAAATCTAAATGGCTGAATGCATTACACATTCGTGGTACTGAAGAGGATATAAATGTACTTATCAATCTTGAATTTGTAGATTATATAGACTTTGCCAATAAATTGCTTAATACATCAGGGAGAATATTACAGCCTACACAAACAAGTACTGTAAATAAAACATTAGAAACTCTAGCAAATTTTGAATATGGGATATCATCTAATCAGATAACAATGCTTAATGGCGACCAACTGCACCAACAAGATTTTACAGGTACAGGTATAACTATAGCTGTACTTGATGCTGGGTTTCCTGGAGTTGATACTGCGCAACCTTTTCAGCGACTTTTTGATAATAATCTTATATTAGGTACTTACGATTTTGTTACCGATTCAGAGAATGTTTATACTGCCAATTCTCATGGTACAATAGTACTTTCGGCTA comes from the Flavobacterium arcticum genome and includes:
- a CDS encoding homoserine dehydrogenase, whose protein sequence is MSEKKLTIGLFGFGCVGFGLYEVLHKTAGLKANIKKICIKNKDKKREIEAQHFTYDKNDILNDDEINVVVELIDDADAAFEIVSAALKKGKAVVSANKKMIAEHFTELLELQKEYGAPLLYEAAACASMPIIRNLEEYYDNDLLESIEGIVNGSTNYILTKTLEENLSYEEALKQAQEKGFAESNPLLDVGGFDAKYKLLILLAHSFGYIAQPDDIFNIGIDNIGELELRYAKEKGLKIKLVAHAFKEEDGSLSAFVIPKFVSTEDRLYHVDDVFNGIITKTSFADTHFFVGRGAGAYPTASAVLSDISALGYDYKYEYKKIYQKENLVLLDDVLLKVLVRHQKEDTLLLKEQFVSIEEAYTNNDSGYITGNIFLKNIKDLYIDYNSRLSFVLLEVLFNKEKAVLYDLETA
- a CDS encoding DMT family transporter, which translates into the protein MIYLILSIICSVTVGVLFKTVRRYSASVMQIVMWNYVFALLLCYFVFNPAPLSIDDDAPWTIYITLSILLPTIFLFLAASIRHMGIVKTDAAQRLSLIIPILAAYFIFREGFNVLKIIGLIIAFPAILLILNKSDKQGNKKWIFPAVVLIGFGIVDILFKQIALYTKVSYTTSLFIIFCGALIISILLVINDVMTCKTKVLTKNILFGALIGLFNFGNILFYLKAHRVFAENPSTVFASMNIGVIVLGSFAGVFLFKEKISILNYAGIFLALAAILFITLSQVY
- a CDS encoding trans-sulfuration enzyme family protein codes for the protein MKEQTQILHSIPVDELTGSISVPIYQTSTFVQEAPGVNKGYDYSRSNNPTRKALEDTIAKLENGTSGYAFASGLAAIDAVVKLLKTGDEIIAVDDIYGGAFRLFTHVYEKFGISINYVDSTNSDNIAKVVTSKTKLIWIESPTNPTLKISDIIAIAAIAKKNDILLCVDNTFASPVSQKPIDLGADIVIHSATKYISGHSDLIAGLVITATQELGDKIKFIQNASGAILGPFDSWLALRGIETLSLRIRQHAENAQKIAEFLIQEKLIKNVYYPGLPSHHNHDIAKKQQKYFGGIVTFDLVIDDKELATAIVTNTKLFKLAESLGGVKSLCCLPCEMTHKSIPAEKRYRSGVTDSLIRLSVGLEDADDLIADIKQAIEIAVKQTAEIIAK